The following proteins are encoded in a genomic region of Glycine max cultivar Williams 82 chromosome 18, Glycine_max_v4.0, whole genome shotgun sequence:
- the LOC100806257 gene encoding laccase-4 translates to MDSWVRMLFLIACIVPALVECKVRHYKFNVVLKNTTRLCSSKPIVTVNGKFPGPTLYAREDDTVLVKVNNLVNHNVTIHWHGVRQLRTGWADGPAYITQCPILSGQSYLYNFTLTGQRGTLLWHAHVNWLRSTLHGAIVILPKRGVPYPFPKPDKELVVILGEWWKSDTEDVINEALKSGLAPNVSDAHTINGLPGIVSVANCSTQDVYKLPVESGKTYLLRIINAALNEELFFKIAGHPFTVVEVDASYVKPFKTDTLSIAPGQTTNALLTADQNSGKYTIVASTFMDSPVVAVDNLTATATLHYTGTLATTPTLLTTPPPRNATQVANNFTNSLKSLNSKKYPAKVPQKVDHSLLLTVGLGINPCPSCTAGNGSRVVAAVNNVTFVMPTTALLQAHYFNIKGVFTTDFPGNPSHVYNYTATPPAAAWQTTNGTKAYRLAFNSTVQVVLQDTGVIAPESHPVHLHGFNFFVVGSGVGNYDPKTDQNNFNLADPVERNTIGVPTGGWVAFRFRADNPGVWFLHCHFEVHTTWGLKMAFLVDNGKGPNESLLPPPKDLPKC, encoded by the exons ATGGACTCTTGGGTTAGAATGCTGTTTCTCATTGCTTGCATTGTTCCAGCTTTAGTCGAGTGCAAAGTGAGGCACTACAAATTCAAT GTGGTACTGAAGAATACTACTAGGTTATGTTCAAGCAAACCAATTGTCACCGTTAATGGGAAATTTCCAGGACCCACTCTTTACGCTAGGGAAGATGATACAGTGCTAGTCAAAGTCAATAACCTTGTCAACCACAATGTCACCATCCACTG GCATGGTGTGAGACAACTTAGAACTGGTTGGGCTGATGGGCCTGCATACATCACACAGTGCCCAATTCTGTCAGGACAATCATATTTGTACAACTTCACCCTTACAGGACAAAGAGGAACACTTCTTTGGCATGCTCATGTTAACTGGCTAAGGTCAACTCTCCATGGTGCCATAGTTATCTTGCCAAAGAGGGGTGTGCCATACCCTTTCCCAAAACCAGATAAAGAGTTGGTTGTAATATTAG GAGAATGGTGGAAATCTGATACAGAAGATGTTATCAATGAAGCTCTCAAGTCAGGATTAGCACCAAATGTCTCAGATGCTCATACCATTAATGGCCTTCCAGGGATTGTGTCTGTGGCCAATTGTTCTACACAAG ATGTGTACAAGCTTCCTGTGGAAAGTGGCAAGACCTACCTATTGAGAATCATCAATGCTGCACTCAATGAGGAGCTCTTCTTCAAAATTGCTGGCCATCCATTCACTGTGGTTGAAGTTGATGCCTCATATGTAAAGCCCTTCAAGACAGACACTCTTTCGATAGCCCCTGGTCAAACCACCAATGCCCTTTTAACTGCTGACCAAAACTCTGGCAAATACACAATTGTAGCCTCTACTTTCATGGATTCTCCAGTTGTAGCTGTGGATAACTTGACTGCAACAGCCACATTGCACTACACTGGCACTCTTGCCACCACTCCTACACTTCTCACCACCCCTCCTCCAAGAAATGCCACCCAAGTTGCTAACAACTTCACCAATTCTCTCAAAAGCCTTAATTCTAAGAAATACCCAGCAAAAGTCCCACAAAAAGTTGATCATTCACTTCTCCTCACTGTTGGTTTGGGGATTAACCCTTGTCCATCTTGCACAGCTGGCAATGGGAGTAGAGTAGTGGCTGCTGTCAACAATGTGACATTTGTGATGCCAACCACTGCACTGCTTCAGGCTCATTACTTCAACATCAAGGGGGTGTTCACCACTGATTTCCCTGGCAACCCTTCTCATGTTTACAACTACACGGCGACTCCGCCGGCGGCAGCTTGGCAGACCACAAATGGCACCAAGGCTTACAGGCTGGCATTCAACTCCACAGTTCAGGTTGTTTTGCAGGATACTGGGGTCATTGCTCCTGAGAGCCACCCGGTTCATCTTCATGGGTTCAACTTCTTTGTTGTTGGCTCTGGTGTAGGAAATTATGATCCCAAAACGGATCAAAATAACTTTAATCTTGCGGATCCTGTTGAGAGGAACACAATTGGAGTGCCTACTGGAGGGTGGGTTGCTTTCAGATTCAGAGCAGATAACCCAGG AGTGTGGTTCTTGCACTGCCATTTCGAGGTGCATACAACATGGGGGTTGAAGATGGCATTCTTGGTGGACAATGGTAAAGGTCCTAATGAATCACTGCTACCCCCACCAAAAGATCTTCCAAAATGTTAG